GATCTCAGAGAGCGGGGGTTCTATCTGTCGCCGGCGCGTGATGGATGGGTCGGATCGGATGCGACTGACGACGTCGATTTCGTGGTTTATCCGCGGGGAAACGGTCCGTGGGATGGTGTCACGGAGTACCGCGTCCGGGTGGTCGGTGAGCGCGAGTCGGTACCGGCGTCATCACTCACGGAGACGCTTGCAGTCGTTGACGAAGAGAGCGAAATCACCTACTTCTCGGTCGACACCCCCGACGTGACCGGTTCGACCGACCACGACCTTCCCGAGGACGTTCCCGGGATGTTGCTCGCTGATCGCGTCGTGCTGTGGGACGCCCCCACGGTGCTCTACGAACGCGCGTTCTACGGCCAACCACTGGATGCACGCGACATGTCGTCCGATTCAGAGCCGTCGATGTCGATCCAGTGTTCGCTCGTTGAGGCGGCCCATCTCGCCGATCGCGGTATCGTTCGGATCGATGCGGGATTAGATGGCATCGTCGATCGTGGGCGAGTCGTCGAGGGTGACCGGTTCGATCGCCGCTGGGCCGTCTACAGTACGCTTCGGGAGCAGGGCGTGGTTCCCAAAACCGGATACAAGTTCGGTGCCGACTTCCGAACGTACGCGAGCATTGAACACATCGACGAACTCGATCACTCCGAACAGCTCATCAGGGTGGTCTCTCGGAATCACGCCTTCTCACCGCGTGACCTCGCGCTCGACGGCCGGTTGGCTCACGGCGTCCGCAAACGAATGGTTTTTGCGCTGACCGACGCGACAGGCGCAATAGACTGGCGGTCGATCCGTCGACTCACACCATGAGCGAGCACGATCACGACTCCGAACGGGACACCGACGAACGAACGACCGAGATGGACTCCGGAACGGCTGAAGCAGACGATCTCACGCTTGACCCGTGGGGATCGGCAACCGTTGAAGACTACCAGCAACTCTTTTCGGAGTTCGGTATCGAATCGTTCGAGTCGGTGCTGCCCGACGTTTCCAGCCCTCATTATCTGATGCGACGGGGCGTCATCTTCGGCCACCGGGAGTACGATCGGGTGCTCGACGGGTTAGCGACGGGGGAGGCGGCCGTCCTGTCGGGATTCATGCCGACCGGTGAGCCACACATCGGTCACAAGCTCGTCTTCGATGAGATCATCTGGCACCAACGGCAGGGGGCCGACGCCTACGGATTGATCGCGGATCTCGAAGCTCATTCCGCTCGGGGACTCGACTGGGACGAGATCGATCAGCACGCCCGTGATTACTTGCTTTCACTGCTCGCGCTCGGATTCGATCCCGAGGAGGGGACGCTGTACCGCCAATCGGAGAACCGTGCCGTACAGGATCTCGCCTTCGAATTGGGGATCGAAACGAACGCCTCGGAGCTACAGGCGATTTATGGCTTCGATGGAGAGACCGACGTCTCTCACATGCAGAGCGTCGTCACCCAGATGGCGGACATCCTCTATCCCCAACTCGAGGAGCCGAAACCGACGGTGATCCCCGTGGGTCCCGATCAGGATCCACACGTTCGGCTCGCGCGCGATCTCGCGGCTCGGATGCGGTCGTTCAAGGTTACCAAGGCGTACGCGAGCTTCGAGGCCGATTCCGAGGAGCGTGAACTCATCGAGGCGGCCTACGAGGCGCTCGGTGGTGGGGATACGAAGGAGCCGATCCGGTGTGTGGAGGCCGCCGACTGGATCGCCGACCACCGCGACGCACCCGATCTCGAAGAAAGCCTCCGGGCGGCAGGCAAAGAACCGATTCGACCCCGCGTTCGGTTTCTCGATCGGAACGCCAGCGACGATGCGTTCACGGCGCTCATCAACGCGATTGACGGCGAAAAGCGTGTGTATGAGGGTCACATCGACGCGTTCGAGTACTCCCGCGAGGCGGCTACCGAGCTGGCCCGCGAGATCGAGATCGAACACGACGGCTACGGCTTCTATCCGCCCTCCTCGATCTACCACCGGTTTATGACCGGTTTGACCGGCGGCAAGATGTCATCCTCGGTTCCTGCGAGCCACATCAGCCTGCTCGACGATCCCGAAGACGGGTACGATAAAGTCAACGCCGCAACCACAGCAGGACGAGAAACCGCCGAACTCCACCGGAAACTCGGCGGCGAGGCCGATGAGTGTCCCGTATACGAGCTGTACGCCTACCTGCTCGCTGGTGACGACGACGATCTAGCCAAAACGGTGTATGATGAGTGTGTCAACGGCGAGCGCCTCTGTGGTGATTGTAAGGAACAAGCCGCACAGCTGATGAAAGCGTTCCTCGAAGACCACCAAGAGAAACGCGAGGAAGCCGAGGAACTGCTCGAATCGCTGGACGTAGCGGTAGACGTGTAGGTGTCGACGAACGGGTGATGCAATCCCAACTACATATTTGCATCGTTATGATGGATCGGAGCGACGCTGACGGTCGGTTTAGAGTGGTATGTCGCCGTTGCGCTCGCGTTCGGCGGTCACTCGAACGGATTCATAAGCTGAGACGAACGCTCTGTGAGCCATCCTTTCGATAGTTGGCTGACTTGGGTGAGATGCCCAGACATGCACGACCAAACGATACGGAACCGAATCGTGGAAAAAACGCTCTTGGACGGCCTCATCATCGGTAGCAACAAGACTACCATCGACAGCGCTGTCGACAAATACCTGCCCTCACACGAGCAGGACGGGGCAAGACCCTCATCAACGAGATGCTCAAAAACGCGTCCTCCCCGATCGAAGGCTACGGCGGGGGCGGACGCAATAACATCCGCCTCGTGAGCGTCGAACGAGCGGTTGGATACTTGAAGGATAATGACGGAAACATCCCCTTCGGGTATAACTGACTAAGGCCGCGCGGTTCTTACTTTTTTATTCGTATCTCCCTCACGAGTAGCGGTAACGCATTCGTGGGGTAACACAACAAGGTTAAACGTTCGTCGGTGAGATACCCGTATACACGTATGAGCACTGCAACAGAGATCGTCATTGGTACCGTCGGTGGCTCCGCATTGGCCGCGCTCGCAATCATCGCGGTCGTTGCCGTGTGAGTGGGATGTTCACCGCTCGTGATCTCTCCGAACCGCTCACGACCGTCCGAGACGAGCATGCGCCAGAGGCGCTCGTCGTCGACACGACCGACTTTCAGACGCTGCCCTCCACGCAAGCCGAGGAACTCGGCCTTCTCGTCGACGCGCTCGACCCGGTCGCTCATCCCGACGACTGGTTGCCTTCGGACTGTCCCGAGCAGCTCCGCGCGTACGTTGGCCCTGACTTCACGATCGGTCTCCCCGGCGACGGCGGCGTGACGTGGACCACACAGACGACGCCGCCCACGGTGTTCGTCAAAAACCGGATGGAGGGATCACCAGATTCGTTCGTGGACTTTCTCATCGCGGAGGCGTTGGTGCAGGCCGGGCTCGGCGTTCCCGAGCAGTTCACCGGGTTTTTCCGCTCGGAGTATTCCACGTTAGACACCGTAACGCCGCTCTCACCGGCCGACACGTATCAGCTGGCGACTGCCCTGTACGCGGCGTACCTCGGACTCCACACCCGACCGATCTTTGAAGCGTGGGCGGAGACCATCCCGGCACTTCACGCCGCGTGGCGCGATGCTGGTGAGCGGCTCACCCCTCGGCTATCCGGGCTGACATCGGAGGTCGCAACGGGCGAAACCAGCTTCGCTGCGGCCGCAGAGCTCGCTTGCAACGCATTGAAACACGGGTGTGATCTCCCGACGCCGTTCGGTGCGCTCGATACGGCAGCTTACCGGGAAAGCGGTCCCGAATACGCCATCGTGTGGGCTAGAAAGACCTTCGAGGAGCTTCCTGACTGATCCACATCAGGACCTCGTTTCCCCTTCGTTCCTCGTTGGTGAGTGCTGCACGCTTCCTGAAAAGTTAATAGTGCCCCGGCTGGGTACGATATTATGGATTATCGCCTCGCCATCGAGAACGCACCTGAGACCGTTCCAGCCGGAACCTGTCTCATGCTTCTCCACACCAGTACCGGAGAGACCGATCGACTCGACACTGATTTCTTCAAAACCGACACCGATCACCTGTTCATCCTTTCGACGCGAACGACCGCGCGCGAGGTCAAACAGAAACTCGATCATTACGACGTCGATGCGTCGAAAGCCGTCATCCTCGATACCCTGTCGATCGAACGGGGCTACTCCCGGCGGTCGAGCAGCAACGTTCGGTACGTTCCTTCTCCGGAAGATCTCGACGGCATGATCGACGCCATTCGGACGTTCTTCGAAACCCACGATGGGAAACTGCGCATCAGCATCGACTCCGTCACCGAGATGGCGTACTACGCCGACGAGGAGCGCACCCGCGAAGCAGTCGAGCAGATCGTGGATCTCATCGACACCCACGACGCTGTCGGTCTCTTCCACGTCGCCCGCGCGGTCCACTCCCAAGACGTACTTGATGGGTACAGAGAGCTGTTCGATGGAATCATCGATCTCCACGGTGACGGCACCGTGAGCTGCGAGTTCTAAAACCACTTTTTTCCGCTCGGGTGAGCTTCGCTCACCCTCGCGCAAAAAACGTGGGGAAAAAAGGCCGCGAGCTTCGCTGGCGGTGCTGCGTCTTGCCCGCTCCGCCGCCGCACAGCTCCGCTTCCGCGAGTGCATCGCTTGCGACGGTGATCTCTCGGTGCTGTGTGGTCTGATCGACGGACAGAAGATCTAAGTTAATGACATACTGGTAATACCTACTGTTGATGTCTTAATATCGTCCTAAGAGTATCTACTGTTGAAAAGAATATTATATTATAAAACTGTTCTATTGATGGGTTGGGTGAAGATGTACTGAATAGAGGGTGGGTGTCTGGCGCGGTGGCTCATTTGAATCGTTCAATCACATCGTTTAATATCTATTTGCATGAATATAGAATTCTGAAATATATTATCGTACGAACTCAACGTCCAAATGCTTATTTAATCAGTTTCAGAATAGCAGATAATGACATCTGAGGGAGTTATCGCATCAGACGCTACTAAGAATGATTTTCATGATCAACACCCTAATGGGTTTAGCGCGATCTCGGTAGCGATCGCTATTGAAGATCAAGATGAATTCAACGAAGCCTATTTTGAGATAATAAAAGATAAAATAGATAAGTACGGGATAAAATCTCCGACACCGATAATCAAAGATAAACTCATCAATAGATATGTGTCTCTATGGAAGCAAGAAAAAGCAAGGGAAGATATTGTACTGAATCTTCTATCCATAGATGCTTTAGACACGATCTACGTGACAGAAACATATTTTCAACCTTTCTGGGTGGAATTATATGGGGATGAGGATAATGAGTTTCGGAGGGTGATATCACATGACTTTGTTGAAAACATATTATTCCAATATTATGATATTATATCGATATGGAAATACTTTGAACGATACAGCAGTAGCGGTTCAGCATACACTAGGGTCCTTACGGACGACTTTTCGGGACGCGTATGTAGAGCATATGAAGAGGTTGGTGACTACTGTGACAGATTCGATGCGATACCATATGGTGACATGACTTATCCTGCCCTTTCGATGGCCGATTTGGTCACCGGATTGTTAAAACAAGAGGTCTATCCACTACGAAGAAAAGAAATTCAAGAATATATACAAGATGATACCCCTGCCTACGTGGAAACTGAAAGCGTTCGCCAAGACGACCTAGATAAAATTGTACCTTATAAGACGGATGATGTCCGAACTGATTTACTCAGACCAGACCCGACAGTTCATTTCTATACAGGGAATGGGCTATCTAAAGACAGGCTGAAAACGTTAGATCTGTTTGATTATGGGTGTCTATACGCCCAACAACACTCTGGATGTGTAAAGCTATTTGACGAATCGAATGATCGCAACCATTTATCAGGTGATGATTTGATTATTTGTCTTGACAACTCATCAGACTCGTTTGCTGATTATGAAGAATTGAACTCTAAGTATTCAGCGCAAGTTCTTGATCGAACAGAGGCTTTAGAATACTTATCCAGTGAGGTTCCTCCTGAATTAGTTCTGTAAACAGCGTAACAACTACAAAGAACATTAGTACAGGGTCTCCGGCGGGAGACCCAAGGAATTAGCCTTTTCTCAAAGACTCTGTCGTCAAGTATGGGTTTACCTGCATAAAAATTTTGTGTTTAAGCCACCCAGCTACTATCGACCAAGTAGGTCAGACATCAATCTTGTTAGTCAGCGAGGATTCCGACAAGACCAGTTGTCAGTGCGACACGATATTATTCATTTCATCAGTACCTTTATGTGTGATGGCGGAGGCAACGATAAACGAGAACGCCGGTGTGCGCCGCGGGGCGTGTGCGTTCGTCTTGAACGCGCCGGGTGTCCATACCACCCGACGCTGGGTTCTCACGACAGAGAAACCCATGATTGGGAACGCAACAGAGACATGTAACGGTGTCGAATCGTATCAGAAAAACAAACAGCGCCAGCGCTGTCGGAACTGTGGGCGGCCGGTTCAGTCGCGGTACGCGCATCGGATGGGGTGTCCACTGCTGGAGGGCCGCCGATGACGTTACCGGTGTTTCAGTTCTGGGATCGGCTGGGCGAGTCGGTGAACCTCTCAACAGTGGAGGATCGAGGGACAATCTCGAAAGCGGAATTGTACCACATCGTGGACGTGGGGCAAGGCGTCTGGTGCAGACCGTGTCGGAGTACGGGCTGTGCGCACGCCACGCAGATCGAGGGGATACTAGCGACGGCCGGACTTGGCCGGTCACGGACGGAGTACGACGACTTGCCCGGGATTGCGAACGTCACGCGCTACGACGCGGCAAAGGAGTTGGTCGTCACCGGGTGGTTCGAGAACGGCGGTCGGGTGCGCTACCACGAGCAGCGTGATGGCACCGTTGCCCAGTCGGTGTACACACCCGAAAGCGATCGAGAGCCAGCCGAGGTAACCGAACAACCCGAGGCGAAGAGTGCCCCAGCCGCGTTGGTCACGGCGCTGGCGGAATACTGTCACTATCGCCAGCGTGGGGATCTCGATGGACTACGGGCCTGTTACCCCGACGTAGCACGCGTCGTTGGCGAGCCGCCCGTCGTCCACGCCGACGACTGAGAACACAAAGGCGACGGAGCGGTGCGTTGCGGAGGCGGGGCGGGCAGGTCACTCTCCGCGAGCGAAGCTCGCGGCTTTTTTTAGTCCAGGTTTTTTGCGCGAGGGTGAGCTTCGCTCACCCGAGCGTAAAAAAAGTGGGGGTTCAGCAAACAGGCTTAGGGTTCACACCCATCGATTCGAGTTGATCGGTGTACTCCTCGTAGGCGGTTTGGATCGCGCCCGAGGCAGCTTCACGCGCCTGCTCCCGCTCCTCGTCGGTCTCACAGTACGCCTCCACGAGTGTGCTCGCCCGGTCGAGTTGTTCTTCGAGATCCGATTTCAGTTCTCGGAACGTCCCCGCAGTCTGGGGATCGGCTTGCCCGACGAAAAACGCGGTCACCTGCTCTTTGGATTTCTCCGCAGCGATCGTCCGCCCGACGAAGGCACCGATCCGTTCGACCGTCTCCTCTCGATCGCGGAGATACGACTGGATCGCCGGAACGGTCTCTTCGGGAGCGTGATCGTCGTCGGGGCTGTCGAGCAGTCCGGCGACCGTCTCATAATGATCTTGCTCTTCGCTCGCGCTCTCGGCGAACGTCTCGGCGGCCGTTCCGCTTTCCTCGTCGCCCCACGACGCGAACGTCTCCATCGCAGCGTGTTCGGCCGTCGCAACCGCCCGGAGCACCGCCTCCGGTTCGAGTTCGCCCTCGGTGTCGGCGTACAACGCCTTCGAGGAACCCAGCCGCGACAGCGCGGTTTTGTTTCGATCTCGGACAGTCTCGATAAACTCCGAACCTGTCATACGTCTCTCTACTTGGGCGGGTTGCTTGTACCCTCTGGCACAGCGGTGTTCGACCAACGTCGTCGGAAGTCAGTCTTTTGATGGCGGCCGTCGTTTTTCACTCCGACATGAACCGTCCGCTCAGTGCCGTCGCCGGTGGAGTTGCCGGCACGGCCATCTTGTCGTTGCTGATGATCTTGACCGAGGTGCAGACACGGAGCCAGATCCGGATCTTCGACGTGATCGCCCGGTTCGTCGGACTGCCTGGACACGTCGTCATCGGATTCGTGCTGTTTGTGGCTGCTGGCGTGTTCGCGTGGCCCCTGTTGTTCGTCGCGCTGGAGCCGTACATCCCAGGCGGTCCCGATCCCGCTCAACGGGGGATCGTGCTCGCGGTCGCGCTCTGGATCGTGTTCGTCATCACCGGCCGCGGATCGATCGGCTGGCCGCTCGTGATCGTGTACGCCGGACTGACCCTGATAGCGCATCTCGCATACGGGTTCACCCTCGGCGCGGTGTACACCTATTTCCGGGACTCCACGTAGTGTATCCGACAGCACACCGTTCCGTGTCGTTCGGTGCCCAATCCACTACCGTCCCTGTGATGTATAATAACACGAAAAATCAACAATAACACCGATACCACCCACCTATTTCTATCGTGGAGACGTATCCTCCGCCACTGATTTCACCACATATGTTACCGACAGTTCCTTTCTCGGGCCTCGTACTCGTCGGTGGACTGCTACTTGCTGTCGCTGTGGCGTTCACCCTTCGGAACGGGTGGCCGCCGACGCTTGCACTCCCGGACGGAGGGCATTTTGTCGGTGGTGAGGCAGCCGAACAGATGGAGACCGAGAAGCCCAGCGGGCTATTCCGGTGGTTCACCACGGTCGATCACAAGGACATCGGAATCTTGTACATCGTGTTTGCGACGGCGACTGCCCTCTGGGGTGGGACTGACGCGATGATGATCCGAACGGAGCTGTTGACGCCGACGGCTGGACCGTGGGATCCGGTAACGTACAATGCCCTGTTTACCACTCACGGATTGACGATGCTGCTGTTTTTCGTTACACCGGCCTTTTTCGGTATCGGGAACTACTTCCTCCCGCTGTTGCTCGGGGCCGACGATATGGCCTATCCCCGGATCAACGCGATCGCGTTCTGGGTCCTGCCGCCGGCGTATCTGCTCGTCCGCGCGGGACTCATCACTGAGGTGATAGCGAAAGCGTTCGCAGCCATTAACATCCAACTCACGTCGTTGTTCGCCCTGACACCACCGGCAACGGGCTGGACGATGTACACGCCGCTGACAGCGGAGATGGTGAATCCACAGATCGATCTGATGTTGCTTGGATTGCATCTGAGCGGCATCGCCACCACCCTCGGAGCGATCAATTTCCTCGTCACGATCTTCACCGGTCGCGCGGAAGACGTCACCTGGGCCAGACTCGACATCTTCTCGTGGACGATGCTCACGACCAGCGGTCTCGTCCTGTTCGCGTTTCCGCTGTTGGGCAGCGCGTTGATCATGCTGCTGTTGGATCGGAACTTCGGGACGACGTTTTTCGCTGTCGACGGCGGTGGGCCGTTACTGTGGCAACACCTGTTTTGGTTCTTCGGCCATCCTGAGGTGTACATCCTCGTGTTACCGGCGTTCGGACTGGTGAGTCTCATCCTCCCGAAGTTCTCGGGCCGGAAGCTGTTCGGTTTCAAGTTTATCGTCTACTCGACGCTGGCTATCGGCGTGCTTTCCTTTGGTGTGTGGGCACACCACATGTTCACGACAGGGATCGACCCTCGTGTCCGACTGAGTTTCATGGCGGTGTCGTTGGCGATCGCCATTCCGAGCGCCGTGAAAACGTTCAACTGGATGACGACGATGTGGGACGGCCACGTCCGACTCACCGCGCCGATGTTGTTCTGTGTCGCCGGTGTTGGGATGTTCATCATCGGCGGCGTGACTGGGGTGTTTCTCGCGTCGATCCCGGTCGATATGCTCGTTCACGACACCTACTACGTGGTCGGTCATTTCCACTTCATCGTGATGGGGATTATCACGTTCGCCGCCTTCTCTGCGAGCTACTACTGGTATCCCATCCTTACCGGCCGGATGTACGATACGCTGCTGGCGAAAGTCCACGCCTGGCTCAGTATCGTCGGGGTCATAGCCACGTTCGGGCCGATGCTCATCTTCGGGATGGATGGGTTGCCCCGTCGATACGCGACATATCCCTCGAAGTTCGTCGAACTTCAACAAGTCTCCTCTATCGGTGCGTTCATCCTGTTCACTGGCGTCATCTTTTGGCTGTACAACATGATCCAGTCCTATCGCATCGGTCCTGTCGTGTTGGACGCTGACGTCTGGAACCTCAAACCGATCGATCAGTTCACACCCGAATGGCAGTGGTTCGAGCAACGACTCGAAGAGCGCAGACAGAGGTTCCGAGAAGAGTAGTCACGACGATCGTCTCTCCGTCCGCTTTATTTTGCCAACAGTGACGTAAAACGGAATTGTTTCCGTTCGTCGATACGTTCCGTTTTGCATGTCATCGACGATCGACCGACCCATCTCTCGCCACGAGGACCGGAACGTGTCGTATTCGTCCGGACCCATGCCACCGGCGAGTAAGGTTTCGCGTTGTTGTGCGATCCGCGATCCGGTCGCTTTTCGCTTTGCGGCTTCGACCGCGCGTCGGTCGTACGGTGGTTCGATCGTTCGGACGTGGTCGTATCGTCGCGTGTGGATATCGGTCACTTCTCGGTCCGGTCGGCCGTGGCTCCGGAGGAGTTCGGGAACGGTTCCGAGCGTGACGTCGGTGTTCACCCCTTGGATGTAGTGCGTGCGTGCCCGGGTAGCCAGTTCGCGTTCGAGGGGGACCGTCGATTCGACGGTGACAGCGCTGTTGTCCGGTTCGATCGCGGCCACGAGGTCCGTCGAACACCGAACGAACTCGGCGATTGCGCGGCTCGGATCTGGAAGATTGATCAACAGCGCCTGACAGACCACGAGATCGGCGATTCCCGATTCGAACGGGAGATCGGTCGCATCAGCGCGCACCGTCGGAACGGTCGTCTCTTCGAGGAGCTGGCGGTCTCGGTCGACGCCGACGACCGTTCCATCCGTTTCCTCCGACAGCACTGCTGACAGCTCGCCCGTTCCACACCCCACATCGAGGATCAGCTCTCGGTCTTCGAGTTCGAGCGGAGCGAGCGCTGCTCGGGAGTGGTCCCACATGCCGCGTCTCGTCTCCTCAAGGTAGTCGGCGGAAAAGCGGCGCACGATCTTAGGTCCTGAGTTCTTTGACCCGGTCGATGTTCCATTCGAAACCCTTCCCGTTCTCGGTTGGGGTTTCGAGCACCAACGGCACGGAGCGAAGCTCCGGATGATTGACGATCGCCGTCATTCCCTCCACACCGATCCGTCCCTCGCCGATGTGGGCGTGTTCGTCCTTGTTCGTGCCACACCCGTGTTTCGAATCGTTGAGGTGGATACACCGCAGGTGTTCGAGTCCGATGACGTCATCGAACGTCGCGACGGTCTCGTTCACGCCGTCTTCGGTCGATAGGTCGTATCCCGCTGCGAACGCGTGGGCCGTATCCAGACAGACATCCAGATCCTGTTTCGAGCGGTCGAGAACGGTTGCGAGGTGTTCGAACTCTCCACCCAGCTTCGTTCCACTGCCTGCATCGCTCTCGATGAGCACCGTCACGTCGTCGGGAATGTTTAGCTCATCGAGCGCGCTCACAGCGTTGGTGAGTCCGTTTTCGACGCCAGCCCCAGTGTGAGCTCCCAGATGCACGTTCACGTACTCGATATCGAGCGTCTGTGCCGCATCGATCTCTCGCTGTAAACTGTCGATCGACTTCGCGCGGAGATCCGCTTTGGGCGTGCACAGATTCACGAGATACGAGGTGTGAATGACCCACGGTCCCGCGAGCTGTTCGGCGGTCCCGTTTTGGAACTGGGTCGCCTCTTCCGCTCCGATGTTCGGATCTTGCCACACCTGTGGCGAGTGAGTGAAGATCTGTCCGCAGTTACCGCCGACGTCGAGTTGGTTCGTTACCGCGTTGTCGACGCCGCCAGCGATAGAGACATGTGCTCCAATTCGTGCCATGTTCGTGCTTTCAGGCCGGTGAGGATAGGGCTTTGGAGTTCGGGAATCCTACGCGATGGGGTCCTCACCGGTACGGTTCCACGCTTTGGCACCGAACTTTTCGGTGGCAATCTCTTCGGCTCGTTCCAGCTCTTGGTCGGTCCACGTTCCCACTTCGGCGTCGGCCCACTTCTGGAGCGCGTCTTCGAGTGCTCGCACCGCCTCCCCTCGAGAGACGTCGCTGTGCTCGTCGATCGCAGTGATACGGTCCGTGATCCGATCGAGCGAAACGTCCGGATCGGTAAAACACGCGCGGGTGCGTTCGGGTGTCGCGTGATAGGTGAGCGATCCATGTTGGATCACGCTGTCACGTCGTCGGTACTGGGCGTTGCCACTGAGTTTACCACCCTCGTAGATGATGTCGTGTGCCGGATGGATATCCCTGAGATAACAGGCTGGCTCGTGGAGTGCATCGGCGCTTTCGTGAGCGAAATCGGCGGCTACACCCATCGCAGCGCAACCATCGAGCAGTGGTTGGCAGAGCCGCTCGTAGCTCGCCATCAGATCACCCGGAAGTTCAGCAGCCGGTGCGATGATCGAATAGGAAATGTCGCCGTGCTCGTCGTGGTAGATCGCTCCGCCACCGGTCGGTCGACGGGTGACCGTGATCCCTTCTCGTTCACAAAACGCCCAATCGATGTCTTC
The sequence above is drawn from the Halocatena salina genome and encodes:
- a CDS encoding lipoate--protein ligase family protein, which gives rise to MTDVDRTEREWRLVREESLPGPLCMALDVVAAETAADGGPRTVRVYRWQPSTLSLGYHQRPEDIDWAFCEREGITVTRRPTGGGAIYHDEHGDISYSIIAPAAELPGDLMASYERLCQPLLDGCAAMGVAADFAHESADALHEPACYLRDIHPAHDIIYEGGKLSGNAQYRRRDSVIQHGSLTYHATPERTRACFTDPDVSLDRITDRITAIDEHSDVSRGEAVRALEDALQKWADAEVGTWTDQELERAEEIATEKFGAKAWNRTGEDPIA